The sequence TTGATGGCGAAGCTATGCTGCTCCTTGACGGCGGCTTTGCCCTGTCGCGCGATGAGCTGACGAAAGCGGTCGCTATCCGGCCCAAATACTGCATTCCATCGGCCTGGGTTCTCGGCGGCGAAGTCACGCAGCAGGGGTTGCAGGCTTCCAGTCCCCATCGTCCAGTTAACCAGCCCGAACGACAGGCCTTGTCCGTCGAAGTTTCCGCTCAAGCCGAAAAAGCCGCCGCGCTTTCCTGTTTCGAAAGTGCTGGTGATCTCGATGGCCTTCCGCTCGGCCGGCGTAAGGCCGCTCGCTGCCAGGCTGATTTCCCCCTCTAGATCAGTCTCGAAGGCGATCGGCTCGACCAATGCCTCGGCATAGATGTCCTCACCCTCGGACTGATCGGTTTCCCACTCAGTGTCGCGTTCGTCGCCGAATTCGCCGAACCGCTCGACCTCGCCCGCTTCCCCTTCCTCTCCTTCCTCAAGCCGTTCCGTACTGGTCGCCTGGCCGAAGCCCTCACCCTCCTCGAAGCCCTCACCCTCGTCGAACATCTCGCTCTCGTCGAACGAGTCCAGCTCCTCGCCGTCAGGCCCCTCGCCCGTCTCCGACTCGGGCTGCTCCGTTTCCAGGGCTTCCGGCCTCAAACCTGCCGCCTCGGTCATCGACGGTTCGAATTCTTCCTCCTCCATATACGGCGCCTCGACATCGAGCCAGGCGAGCGCCTCGTCTGCCTCGTTGACCTGGGACTGGTTGATGTCAATCGCCTCTTCGGCGGCGCTCTCCCAGAAGGCGGATGCCTCCTGCTCTTCGCCAGCTTCGCCCGAAGCACCACCCGCACAGGCGTAGGTCGTGACGCCAGGAAGGTCGGCCGCCGGATTCGCGAGCAGGAGCCAGCCGAACCGGCGGGGGATCGAGTTGTGGTCCACCAGCGTGCGATCGGCCCGGAAGAACGGGCGCAGCCGCAGCGCGGCTGCCGCTCCGAGCGGGCGGCACAGGCTGCGCGCTATGTCCTCCGCGTGCGGCTGCGTACCCGGATGCTTCTTCGTGCCGGGCCTGTAGAGGATGCGCATGGCCGGCGGCAAGGCACGCGGCGTGGCGAGCTCGCGGGCAATGCGCTTCTCTGCCCACCGCACGATGTTCGCTCCCGGGCTGTAGGTGCCATCGAAGATGTGGACTTCGTCAGGGTCGGTGTGAGCGAGAATTGCCGACACCGTTGCGCCGCCGCCGGAATGGCAGGTCAGGATGAGCCGTGCCTGGGCGAGCGTGTATCCGGTCTGCCGACTGAGCCGCGCCAATGAGTCCTGCACCAGCGCCTGGAGCGCCCCCGGTCCCGTCAGAGCTGGAAAGTGGTACACATCCCCACGAGTCCCGCCATGGTAGTGACCGCGCGGCAGGATGCCGAGGGTCGGCCGATCGCGGCCGGGTACACCGGGAGCTGCCGGATCTGTGAAGTTGAGGCCGCTGATGGGCTCCTTGTCGATATTGATGCGCATCGCCTCGCCTTGCCCGGCGAAGCCATGGAAGTGGACAACAACATCGACGTTGCCCGACCTCTCGATGCGATTCCAGCGCAGGATCAGGTCGGGAGCCGTGCCGCGGTGACTGCGCAGGAGCGGGTGACGCGGGACCACGAGCCGGTTGGCGGCGGCCGGGCTGGACCGCGGCGGCGCCGGTTTTGACGCCGTTGGGGCTGGCGGCCTTGCCGCCCGCACGGGTATCGGCGCGCGGCTGCGGAGCGCGCGCGTGCGATGCCCCTCGACCGCCTCCCTCGCGGCTTTGTCGGCGGGACCGCCTTTGGGAAAGTAGGTCCAGAGCACCCACGTTCCACGGACATCGACATGAATGTAGTTCGCGCCGATACCGAGAGCGAGGTCCGTGCCTGCCGCATCGATCGCGAGCTTGGCGAGTTCGGTGCCGGTCATTCCGGCGACCTTGATGTCGGCGGCCTGCCCCGAGCAGTGGCGGCTGTTCGTGGGTTTCTGCTTGCGCTTAGCGTACACTTGCTTGTTACGAGCCCATGAGCGATAGCCCGAGGTGATTTGCACCGCCTTCTCCGCCCGCTCGCGGATCGCCTCCAGCACGCTCACGAGTGCGGGCGAGATGCGAGCGACATGAGAGGCATCGCCGCCGCTGGAGACTAGCTCCTTTACCGTGAAATGCGGCGATACGAGCTTACCCTGGACCGAAGGGCCGGTCGCGAGTAGCGGCAGGCCGACATTGTTCGGATCCCAGTGCTCCTCATCGCGACCGGTCGCCCCCGACGTTGTCTGCAACACGAGACCCGAGGGGAAACTCTCGCTCTCGAAGACGACGGACTCTCCGGCCGAAGCTTCCGACCAGATACCTGAGTCTTTCAAGCCTCGCTCCGTGAACGGCGTCTCGCCGAGTTCGCTCAGCAAAGGTCCTGCGTCGAGGTCTTCTGCGGCCTCGAGGCGCGCTGCGAACGGGACCTCCAGTCCGAGTTCGTCGAGCGT comes from Bradyrhizobium sp. CCGE-LA001 and encodes:
- a CDS encoding DUF2272 domain-containing protein yields the protein MSDMMKVSRRTLDELGLEVPFAARLEAAEDLDAGPLLSELGETPFTERGLKDSGIWSEASAGESVVFESESFPSGLVLQTTSGATGRDEEHWDPNNVGLPLLATGPSVQGKLVSPHFTVKELVSSGGDASHVARISPALVSVLEAIRERAEKAVQITSGYRSWARNKQVYAKRKQKPTNSRHCSGQAADIKVAGMTGTELAKLAIDAAGTDLALGIGANYIHVDVRGTWVLWTYFPKGGPADKAAREAVEGHRTRALRSRAPIPVRAARPPAPTASKPAPPRSSPAAANRLVVPRHPLLRSHRGTAPDLILRWNRIERSGNVDVVVHFHGFAGQGEAMRINIDKEPISGLNFTDPAAPGVPGRDRPTLGILPRGHYHGGTRGDVYHFPALTGPGALQALVQDSLARLSRQTGYTLAQARLILTCHSGGGATVSAILAHTDPDEVHIFDGTYSPGANIVRWAEKRIARELATPRALPPAMRILYRPGTKKHPGTQPHAEDIARSLCRPLGAAAALRLRPFFRADRTLVDHNSIPRRFGWLLLANPAADLPGVTTYACAGGASGEAGEEQEASAFWESAAEEAIDINQSQVNEADEALAWLDVEAPYMEEEEFEPSMTEAAGLRPEALETEQPESETGEGPDGEELDSFDESEMFDEGEGFEEGEGFGQATSTERLEEGEEGEAGEVERFGEFGDERDTEWETDQSEGEDIYAEALVEPIAFETDLEGEISLAASGLTPAERKAIEITSTFETGKRGGFFGLSGNFDGQGLSFGLVNWTMGTGSLQPLLRDFAAENPGRWNAVFGPDSDRFRQLIARQGKAAVKEQHSFAIKEMNSCSMRKGKPVWAIREPWFGYFKKLSEDPTFQKIQLRYVRKLLSRADHFCREYKLRSEQAFTFLFDTVSSHGQWWPNKKNRDKLVEQRLKALAARYGEGKIPERETLLAMADVLGATSAQRWAQKVRTRKRWFVTGEHPRARELADLRPRPDVVYAVSAPSAPRQPAGVSSVPVLSARPSPSPSTTALCSAIVRIAEQEYRRWHPASGILRETDSAAVPILQRYYREGLNRNVSAADLQNATWQQAHPWSAVFISWVMRTAGAGTGFAYSAAHQNYIRTARRNRLNRVTSSSFWAYRATEVVPQVGDLVCASRSNSGATYDNIADPQNRPTHCDIVAEVRAGSLRVIGGNVSQSVDAKTIRTQPDGRLALDGAQARFFAVLSCRGALAGLAPQLGVVQTLQFQEGSLSAHET